A single region of the Neisseriaceae bacterium genome encodes:
- a CDS encoding putative selenoprotein gives MLKQRLKAFKQTLYLMVGQPDYEQYCAFMRDRHPNRVLMSYEEFYHNRLNARYSSKGGSRCC, from the coding sequence ATGTTAAAACAAAGATTGAAAGCCTTCAAGCAAACATTGTATCTAATGGTAGGTCAACCAGATTATGAACAATACTGCGCATTTATGAGGGATCGTCATCCTAACCGTGTATTAATGAGTTATGAGGAATTTTATCATAACCGGTTGAATGCAAGATACAGCAGCAAAGGAGGCTCTCGATGTTGTTAG